The DNA region GGATCGAAGCCCGTGGGGATCACGCGAATGCGTTCTTCCGGTGTCGTACCGCGCAGGATACGCTTCTTCATGTGCTGCGAGACGGTTATGACGCGGTCAAATCCGCGAAGCGAAAAATACCGCTCGATCGACTGGTGCACAAAGCGGCGAAACGGAATCAGGCCGTCCCACCACCCGTAGGCGCTGGCGACGCACGCGCACGGCCACCGGTCACGGCCGATGCCAATCATAACGTTGGAATGGGGATCGTGGGTGTGCAGCAGATCGATGCTGTACTTCTCGATCAAGACATTGACAGTATCGCGCGCGCGGCCCCAATCACGCCGCGACTTCCACGGCACGCGGTCTTCGGCAATCGTAAGCCCGCGCTTTTGCGCCTGTGCGATGAAGAGCCGATCGCCAGCCGTGAAAGCATCATACGGTACGCAGATGATGTTGTAGCGCTCTGCAGGCAGGTGCTTCATCAGGTGCAGCACGATAGAATGCGACCCGCCGAACTCCCAGCTCCGGATGAGATACAGCAGGTTAAGGCGTTTCACCCCGCGCCTCCGGGCGCAAGCGTCATGGCGCCGCGTTCGCGTTCTACGACGTGCGTGTCATCGCGCACTTCCTTGCCATCAGGCAAAACGGCAACGGCCGCGTAATCCCCCCCAAATCCGGACAACGTGACAATGCCTTGCGCATCTGTCTTACCCGCGACTTCTTTCGGCTTCCATTCGGCGAGAAGCGCGCGCAACCGCTGCAAAACCGGCTTTTCCCTGCCGTCTGCCGCGATCAGACCGCCGTTGATGACCGACGATTTATTATCGGAGACATCCCACCACGAAATGGACTTCACACTCGGCCGCGCAAACGCGAGCGTAAAGATCGTCTCCGCATACTCGGCTTGGACATCTTCATCCCACGGCTTCCGCCAATAGCCATTCGTGGATTGAGGACCATATGTCGACGGCACGGAGAACTCGGTGATGTGGATGTCGCGTTTGAAAGCTTCATAGCGCGACACCATGTCGGCAAAGCCGGCCGGCGTGATTGCAGGACCCTGCAAACCTCCAAAGCTGTCGTTGAAGTGAAACCCGGGATAGAACTGCAGGCCGACCATATCGACGTTCTTCATTTGTCCTGCGCGCTCGGCTTCCGCGAGAAACGCTGCGTACGTCGATACCCAGTGATCGACCGGCTTGTTGTCGAGGCCGTAGATAGCGAAGGCTTTGCCGTAGTCGCTTTCGTGCGCGCCGTTCACCAGAGTGTGCAATTCGGGATTCTGCTTGAGACGCGTCGCGGACTTGTCGAACAGATCGAGCATGGATTCCCGCGTGAATCCGGCCTCGTTGGTGAAGTTCGGCTCGTTCATCGCTTCCCATACAGCGATGTGTTTGCCGAATGCGTCGGCCAGTTTGCCAGCGTGTTCAACCGCTTCGGACGCGAGTTGCTCAGGAGGCAGGGTCGCGACGCGTTCGGGAAGTATGCCGTAGCTCTGCAACCAGACCACGCCGTGCGCTTTGACCGTGTAGTCCAGCTTGCGCAGCGCGGAAATGCCGAAGGTCTGATCGATACCCTGCACGCCCGAAGGAGCGCCCAGTTCGTCGGTCCATCCCCAGCCCAAGAGCACGGTCGCGAGATTGAATCCCGCTTCGCGCGCGATGCGGAACGCGGATGCGTTGTAGGGACTGCCTTCAAACACGCCAAAGAGGAAATCCTGGGACTTCGGTACAAGACGCACCTCGCAGTTCGGAACAGGTTTCCCTTCTGCATCCTTCACGGTGACGGCCAGTGACCCCTTGCGCACCATCGGAATGGCCGCGCGCGCCGCCTGCAGTTGGGCTTCATCGCGGCTGCGCAACACCTCGCACAATGCCTTGTCGGAGACAGCGGCACGTTCTTTGGGGTCCGTCTGCTTCTCCGCCTCGTCACATGCCGCCCGGTATTTCGCGAGCGCATCACCAACCAGGAGACCAGACTTCTCGAAATCGTGGATCGCCGTCTTCAGCAATTCGACGTTGAGGTCCAGCACGCGCGAATCGCCCGCTTTCTCGATCGAAAATCCCTTGCCCGAGTTGTCCGCGCGAAGATGCAGCCGTCCGTACGAAGACGTCTGCCAGAACAGCATATTGATGGCAACGGTGCTGCCAGGTTCCACTGCGAGAGCGGGCAATCCCAATTCGCGCGGCTGGCCTTTCTCGCGCGCTTCCGCATCGAATACCGGCCAGCACACGGCTGGGACAGCCCGGTCATCCAAGTCGGTGGCGTACATGAACTGGTTGGCGAACAGGCCCCGCTTGCGCAGATCGTCCCACCGGAGCAACTTGCCGTTCTCGTCATAGGCCTTGATGACGACACAGCCCGCGGCGGGCAGTTTGATTGAGACGGATTCCTCGCCCTGGTACCGATACATGCGAGGCTGCGCGGGATAGATGCCGATGCCCTCTGCGTTTTCCTGCGCAGGAGGTTGCACGAAAAGAAATCCCGACGATACGGGCTTGTCGGGGGAGATGGTGAACTGTCCCTGAAGGTCGGTGCTCGCCTGACCCGCCATGGAGTAGTCGTCGTTCATCAGGCCCACGAACGCATACGGGATGGCTGCGCCGGATGGTCCGGCGATTTCAATGGATCCGGTGAGGGCATGGGCCGCGAGTGCCGCGGACACCCAGGCAAGGCAAGCGAACTTCGCGCGCGACCCGATCACGGCTGGGCGGCAGGCGCGGCCCCGTTGGCCGAGTTGCCGTTGGCTCCGTTCTTCGCGGGAGACTTGAGCGTAGCGGCGTAGAGTGGCAGCGCCGCGGACAACGCCATCACCATCCACCAGATTTTCTGATGCAGCGCATGGAGAAAGACCGCGCAGCACACAAACGCAATGAGGCTGACAAAGACCGTTCCCGCCAGGAGCGCCATGTTGGAATCGCCCGCCTCCTTAAATAAGCGTTGCGATTTCTGGGCGTTCTTGAGCGCCACGAGCATCATGAGAATCATCAGGAACAATCCCACCGCGCCCGCTTCGGAACCGACCTGCAAGTACATGTTGTGCGGACCGTAGTACACGGGGTTCCAGCCCAACTCCTTGTTCATCCAGCGCAACATGGCCGAGTATCGCGAATTCTCGTCGTAGAACTTCAGCCCGAATCCGCCGAGGCCAATACCGGCGGTGGGGAAATCGCGCATGTACTGCCACGCGTACTCCTGCAATTCAAGCCGCGCCGAAGTCGATTCGCTGCCCGAATAACCCGAGAAGTCTAAGACGCGTTCCTTGTACGCGCCCGGCAATAACACCCAACCGAAGACGAGTACAACGGCAAGCGCGACGATGCGATAGGGGTTTACGTGCACCAAACCCTTAACCACCAACGCAACCGCGACAAGAACGCCTACAAGCAACCCCAATCGCGTGAAGGTCAGTACGAGGGCAGCAATTTCCAGGAGCGCGCACAGTGATATGAAGAGCTTTGCGCGGAGCGATTTCACCGTGGAGAACCAATACACGTTGAGCGGAAGCATCAGCAGCAGCGCGAAGGCCAGCCAGTTCGAGTGTCCCGTGAGGCCGCTCACGCGCACCGCCGCGCCCGACGAAAGCCCTTCGGGATCGACGTAGGCAAACTCGCCGCCGCCCGCGATACTTTGGATACCGCTCACGCCGCCCGCCTGCAACGCGGGCACGAAATACTGCGCTACGGCAAATGCGCTCATCGCCGCGCCGCACACGAGGATAAGCACCACAAACCGGTGAATGCGCTCCCGCGTGTTCAGCAGGTGTATCGCGAGGATGAAATACCCCACAACCGTGAGAAGACGCGTCCATTCCGGCCATTGCGCGCGCCACGCGAGCGAGAGGGCGATTCCTACCGCGGCCCATCCCGTGAATACCAACGCCAAGACTACTGGAGTGCCCGTGTAGAAGCGTTTGCCCGTGGTGAGAGCATTTAGCAGCCACGCCGCAATGGTGGCAATACCCACGAGCTTCGCCCCGGTAACCGGCACGCCACCCGCAAATGCGCCAATGTTCGATCCCGTCCCCGAAAGGAGAAGCAGCGCAGTCGTCACGTACAAACCGACCATCGGGTTACGCAACATCAGCACGAATACGAGCGCGCCAATCAGCGCGACCAGGGCCTTCGTGCCCACGGCGAGGATCGCCAACGCAAATGCCAACGCCAAGACGGTAATGCCCAACCCGGCCATTACACTCGGACGTCGCGCACCGGCGGTATCTGTCATTGCAGTCATGAGCGGATTACTCCCAACTTGCCTGCGCCTAACCAGCCCATACTATAAACGACTTCCGCGAAACTGTCCAGAATTTACCCAGCGATTATTGCGGGGCAATGGCGCGGGGATCTCAAGCACCCGAATATGCAGAAATGGACACTGTCAGTGCTCAGGAGCCTTGTTCAGAACATTTGGGGGAAGGATTCCGAGCTCAACCTGAAGCTTGAGGTCTTCCTCGATTGTTTTCAGGGGAATGATCTCCCCGTTCTTGTACTCGTAATGTTCGGCTTTGCCGGGGCTTTTCGCACTGGGGGTTATCTTGGAAAGCGCAACACGTTCCGGAAGACTCAATCCTGCCAGCGTGAACCGGTCGGCAGGCGCGTCGGAGCCCAACTTCCGTATCTTGTACACGCTGACGTACTGCTCCTCCAGCTCTTCTGGCTCGGACTCCGAGTATTCCAACCGATTGAGCAACCAGACGCCGTCGATCTGCTCATACGACCGCTTGACTATACGGAATGGGGTGTCGCCTTTGTCGGGAAATGACTTCACTTGGGTAACAACATAGTCCTTGTCTGGGTCGACGACAACCATCAAATCCGGTTGGGTGGTCTTCGCGGGGCAACGTTTGAGTAGCAGCTCACGCCCTCCACCGGCCTC from Candidatus Hydrogenedentota bacterium includes:
- a CDS encoding O-antigen ligase family protein; this translates as MTAMTDTAGARRPSVMAGLGITVLALAFALAILAVGTKALVALIGALVFVLMLRNPMVGLYVTTALLLLSGTGSNIGAFAGGVPVTGAKLVGIATIAAWLLNALTTGKRFYTGTPVVLALVFTGWAAVGIALSLAWRAQWPEWTRLLTVVGYFILAIHLLNTRERIHRFVVLILVCGAAMSAFAVAQYFVPALQAGGVSGIQSIAGGGEFAYVDPEGLSSGAAVRVSGLTGHSNWLAFALLLMLPLNVYWFSTVKSLRAKLFISLCALLEIAALVLTFTRLGLLVGVLVAVALVVKGLVHVNPYRIVALAVVLVFGWVLLPGAYKERVLDFSGYSGSESTSARLELQEYAWQYMRDFPTAGIGLGGFGLKFYDENSRYSAMLRWMNKELGWNPVYYGPHNMYLQVGSEAGAVGLFLMILMMLVALKNAQKSQRLFKEAGDSNMALLAGTVFVSLIAFVCCAVFLHALHQKIWWMVMALSAALPLYAATLKSPAKNGANGNSANGAAPAAQP